Proteins encoded by one window of Carcharodon carcharias isolate sCarCar2 chromosome 30, sCarCar2.pri, whole genome shotgun sequence:
- the elof1 gene encoding transcription elongation factor 1 homolog: protein MGRRKSKRKPPTKKKVLGTLETQFTCPFCNHEKSCDVKMDRARNTGIISCTVCLEEFQTPITYLSEPVDVYSDWIDACEAANQ from the exons ATGGGACGCAGGAAATCGAAGAGAAAGCCTCCTACCAAGAAGAAAGTGCTTGGGACTCTGGAAACACAGTTCACGTGTCCATTCTGTAACCATGAAAAATCGTGTGATGTTAAAAT GGACCGTGCGCGGAATACGGGGATCATATCCTGCACCGTATGTTTAGAAGAATTCCAAACTCCAATAACAT ATCTGTCGGAACCGGTGGATGTTTACAGTGATTGGATTGATGCCTGTGAAGCAGCAAACCAGTAG